The window AACGCGACACGCGCGCTCGTCATCCGATGCCGAGCTTTCAGGGCCGGCTGATGGGGGCTGGCGTTAGCGCTTGTCCAGGCCTTGCGGCGGCCAGTTCTCAAGGCGCCCGCCCAGGGTCAGCCCCCGCGAGGCCAGCACTTCCTTGATCTCGTTGAGTGACTTGCGGCCGAGATTCGGCGTCTTCAGCAGCTCGGTCTCGGTGCGCTGGATGAGGTCGCCGATGTAATAGATGTTCTCGGCCTTCAGGCAGTTGGCCGAGCGCACGGTGAGCTCGAGCTCGTCGACCGGACGCAGCAGGATCGGATCGAACTGCGTGCTGCGCTGTGCGGGCTGGGCGTCGAAGATGTCGTTGATCTGGCCCTCGAGCTGCGCGAACACGGCCAGCTGTTCGACCAGGATCTTGGCCGAGGCGCGGATCGCCTCTTCCGGCGTGATCGCACCGTTGGTCTCGATCTCCATGACCAGCTTGTCCAGGTCCGTGCGCTGCTCGACACGCGCGCTTTCGACCGTGTAGCTCACGCGGCGAACCGGGGAGAACGACGCATCGAGGACGATACGACCGATCGACTTGGTCGGCTCGTCACCGAAGCGGCGCATCGTGCCCGGCACATAGCCGCGGCCCTTCTCGACCTTGATCTGCATGTCGAGCTTGCCGCCCTGCGACAGGTGCGTGATCACGTGGTCGGGATTGATGATCTCCACGTCGTGCGGGGTCTGGATGTCGCCGGCCTTGACGGGACCCTCACCCTCCTTGCGCAGCACCAGCGTGACTTCATCGCGGTTGTGCAGGCGGAACACCACACCCTTGAGGTTCAGCATGACGTGGACCACGTCTTCCTGAACACCGTCGATCGCCGAGTACTCGTGCAGCACGCCCGCGATCGTGACTTCGGTCGGCGCGTAGCCCACCATCGACGACAGCAGCACGCGGCGCAGGGCATTGCCCAGCGTGTGACCATAGCCGCGCTCGAAGGGCTCGAGCGTGACCTTGGCGCGGTGGGCGCCCTTGGCGGCGCTCAGCGGCTCGACGTTGATGGCTTTGGGCTTCAGCAGATTGGTTTGCATCAGGTCTTCCTGTCATTACCCTCGGCTCGTTACACCGATAAGGCTGATGGAGCACCGGAGACGACGCGCCTGGCGGCGACGTAGAACCCGGACCGGGAAAGCGCTTGCGCGCCGGGCGGCGCGGGCCATAGGCCGGACACCGCCGCAGCGCGCTGTAAATTCAACGCGAATACAGTTCGACGATCAGGGATTCGTTGATGTCCGAACCGAACTCGTCGCGGTCGGGCGACTTCTTGAATACGCCCTCGAGCTTGGTCGCATCGACCTGCACCCACGCGGGCAAGCCCATCGACTCGGCAAGCTTGA is drawn from Methylibium petroleiphilum PM1 and contains these coding sequences:
- a CDS encoding DNA-directed RNA polymerase subunit alpha, which translates into the protein MQTNLLKPKAINVEPLSAAKGAHRAKVTLEPFERGYGHTLGNALRRVLLSSMVGYAPTEVTIAGVLHEYSAIDGVQEDVVHVMLNLKGVVFRLHNRDEVTLVLRKEGEGPVKAGDIQTPHDVEIINPDHVITHLSQGGKLDMQIKVEKGRGYVPGTMRRFGDEPTKSIGRIVLDASFSPVRRVSYTVESARVEQRTDLDKLVMEIETNGAITPEEAIRASAKILVEQLAVFAQLEGQINDIFDAQPAQRSTQFDPILLRPVDELELTVRSANCLKAENIYYIGDLIQRTETELLKTPNLGRKSLNEIKEVLASRGLTLGGRLENWPPQGLDKR